One genomic segment of Bradyrhizobium diazoefficiens includes these proteins:
- a CDS encoding ATP-binding protein has translation MTEPRGAATEARSFGPFTVTPHERLVTRDGVALPLGAKAFDTLIALMSRPNQVVSKRELMALVWPGITVEETNLRFQVAALRKALGDGKDGARYITTLSGRGYCFVAPISQAEIAPARRPAPQVELPPVKLPNRLQRMVGRDDAIAAVSDKLVASRFVTIVGPGGVGKTAVAVAIAHDLLETFSDAAHFVDLAALSDPDLVITSILLMLGLPAEADDPLPALLAHLRDKRMLLILDNCEHVVAAAAPVAADIFHAAPHVHILATSREALRVEGEQVYRLAPLAVPPDDSRLTAAAARTYPALQLFLERAAAGGAQIALDDANAAIIARICRKLDGMALAIELAAGRIEAYGLEQTATLLDERLNLLWQGQRTAPQRQRTLQATLDWSYGLLSDNERVVLRRLAVFAGHFTISAALEIVPDEHVDRARLFDAVDSLVAKSMVAPRPVGAMMRYRLLDTTRAYLLEVEPDDTALAARHATYYRRWLEQAGATWATVPSADERAIHFSALHNVRAALDWCFGTRGDANIGIALAAAAAPIFLAMSLLTECRRWSERALLAINPSSRGSAEEMHIQAALGLTLMFTRGGSEAARTALSRSLAIAQARGDAPNQLQLLGRMHIFHERMGQFDAALGYAQQSLVVAETLGDAASIALANSLLGVSLHLAGEHRDALRMLEAAWHGPGTERISTVYGFDHRNRAGITLARELWLQGRPADARELARQTITEAAQMDHPITLCIALIWAVSLDLWSGDLEAAEANIERFIAHAQSRSMGPYLAVGRGVKGELAIRRGNAADGVETIRACLRELHEAGYELLTTTFNIALVQGLMALSQTEQSACLIDDAIRLVEQGGDHLYRPELLRMKGRVLLSLPEPDAEQAEACFAQSLELSRRNGAKAWELRAAIDLAGFIAERGRRDEAKRLLQSTLEGFTDGSETADTRTANSVLQTL, from the coding sequence ATGACCGAGCCGCGCGGCGCCGCAACCGAAGCACGATCGTTCGGGCCATTCACCGTGACGCCGCATGAAAGGCTCGTGACGCGCGATGGCGTCGCGCTGCCGCTCGGCGCAAAAGCTTTCGACACGCTGATCGCGCTGATGTCGCGGCCGAACCAGGTCGTCAGCAAACGGGAACTGATGGCACTGGTGTGGCCCGGCATCACCGTCGAGGAGACCAATCTGCGCTTTCAAGTCGCAGCGCTTCGCAAGGCCCTTGGCGATGGCAAGGACGGTGCCCGTTACATCACCACCCTGTCCGGCCGCGGCTATTGCTTCGTGGCGCCGATCTCGCAGGCGGAGATCGCGCCGGCACGGCGCCCCGCACCGCAGGTGGAACTGCCGCCCGTCAAGCTGCCGAATCGGCTGCAGCGGATGGTCGGGCGCGACGATGCGATCGCCGCGGTCTCGGACAAGCTCGTCGCCTCGCGCTTCGTCACGATCGTCGGCCCGGGCGGCGTCGGCAAGACCGCAGTCGCGGTGGCGATCGCCCACGACCTGCTCGAAACATTCTCCGACGCCGCTCACTTCGTCGATCTTGCCGCGCTCAGCGATCCCGATCTCGTGATCACCTCGATCCTGCTGATGCTAGGCTTGCCGGCCGAGGCCGATGATCCCTTGCCTGCGCTGCTCGCGCATCTGCGCGACAAGCGGATGCTGCTGATCCTCGACAATTGCGAGCACGTCGTCGCGGCCGCGGCACCGGTGGCGGCTGACATCTTTCACGCCGCACCGCATGTCCATATCCTGGCGACGAGCCGCGAAGCCCTGCGTGTCGAGGGCGAGCAGGTCTACCGGCTGGCGCCGCTCGCCGTTCCGCCCGACGACTCCAGACTGACGGCCGCTGCAGCGCGGACCTATCCTGCGCTTCAGCTCTTCCTCGAACGCGCCGCGGCCGGCGGAGCGCAGATCGCACTTGACGATGCCAATGCCGCGATCATCGCGAGGATCTGCCGCAAGCTCGACGGCATGGCGCTCGCAATCGAACTGGCCGCCGGCCGCATCGAGGCCTACGGCCTGGAGCAGACGGCCACGCTGCTCGACGAGCGCCTCAATCTGCTCTGGCAGGGCCAGCGCACCGCGCCGCAGCGACAGAGGACGTTGCAGGCGACGCTGGACTGGAGCTACGGGCTGCTGTCGGACAACGAGCGCGTCGTGCTGCGCAGGCTCGCGGTCTTCGCCGGACATTTCACCATCAGCGCCGCGCTCGAGATCGTGCCGGACGAGCATGTCGACCGCGCCCGGCTGTTCGATGCCGTCGACAGCCTCGTCGCCAAGTCGATGGTCGCGCCGCGGCCGGTCGGCGCCATGATGCGTTACCGTCTGCTCGACACGACGCGCGCCTATCTGCTCGAGGTCGAGCCGGATGACACGGCGCTCGCGGCCCGCCATGCGACTTACTACCGGCGATGGTTGGAACAAGCCGGCGCGACATGGGCGACGGTGCCGAGCGCCGACGAGCGGGCGATCCATTTCTCCGCGCTTCACAACGTGCGCGCGGCGCTCGACTGGTGTTTTGGTACGCGCGGCGATGCCAACATCGGCATTGCGCTCGCCGCAGCGGCAGCGCCCATTTTCCTCGCGATGTCGCTGCTGACCGAATGCCGGCGCTGGTCTGAACGGGCGCTGCTTGCGATCAATCCGTCCTCGCGCGGCAGCGCCGAGGAGATGCACATCCAGGCCGCCCTCGGCCTGACTTTGATGTTCACGCGCGGCGGCAGCGAGGCAGCACGTACGGCCCTGAGCCGCAGCCTTGCGATCGCCCAGGCGCGAGGCGATGCGCCGAACCAGCTCCAGCTGCTCGGCCGGATGCACATTTTCCACGAGCGGATGGGCCAGTTCGACGCCGCGCTCGGCTACGCACAGCAGAGTCTTGTGGTTGCCGAAACGCTCGGCGATGCCGCCTCGATCGCCCTCGCAAATTCGCTGCTGGGTGTCTCCCTGCATCTGGCCGGCGAGCATCGCGATGCCCTGCGCATGCTGGAGGCCGCTTGGCATGGACCGGGCACGGAACGGATCAGTACCGTCTACGGCTTCGATCATCGCAACCGCGCCGGCATCACTCTCGCGCGCGAGCTCTGGCTGCAAGGCCGGCCCGCGGATGCGCGGGAGCTGGCGCGACAGACGATTACCGAGGCCGCGCAGATGGACCATCCGATCACGCTTTGCATCGCGCTGATCTGGGCGGTGTCGCTCGATCTCTGGAGCGGAGACCTCGAGGCGGCGGAAGCGAACATCGAGCGCTTCATTGCACATGCCCAATCGCGCTCGATGGGTCCCTATCTGGCGGTGGGCCGCGGCGTCAAAGGCGAGCTGGCGATCCGGCGCGGAAACGCCGCCGATGGCGTCGAGACGATCCGGGCTTGCCTGCGCGAGCTCCACGAGGCCGGCTACGAGCTGCTCACCACGACATTCAACATCGCGCTGGTCCAAGGCCTGATGGCGCTCAGCCAGACCGAGCAGAGCGCCTGCCTGATCGATGATGCGATCCGCCTCGTCGAGCAAGGCGGCGATCATCTCTACAGGCCCGAGCTGCTGCGCATGAAAGGCAGGGTTCTGCTGTCGCTGCCGGAGCCCGATGCCGAGCAAGCAGAGGCCTGCTTCGCGCAATCACTGGAATTGAGCCGCCGCAACGGCGCCAAAGCCTGGGAGCTTCGCGCCGCGATCGACCTCGCCGGGTTCATTGCCGAACGTGGCCGGCGTGACGAAGCAAAGCGGTTGCTTCAATCGACGCTCGAAGGTTTTACGGACGGCTCTGAGACGGCGGATACCAGAACCGCGAACAGTGTGCTGCAGACATTATAG
- a CDS encoding response regulator, with translation MNAASTHLVIADDHPLFRDALRQAVAGVLTSARIDEAGSFEDLTRLLEQTSDVDLILLDLSMPGISGFSGLIYLRAQYPAIPVVIVSASDDSATIRRSLDFGASGFIPKRFGVETLRDAILKVMEGDVWVPADTDLSAAADPDMTRLRDRLVTLTPQQVRVLMMLSEGLLNKQIAYELGVSEATIKAHVSAILQKLGVESRTQAVIAAAKIAGGQWKQGTPTG, from the coding sequence ATGAACGCTGCCTCGACCCATCTCGTCATTGCCGATGACCACCCCCTGTTCCGCGACGCGCTGCGGCAGGCGGTGGCGGGCGTCCTGACTTCGGCCAGGATCGACGAGGCCGGGTCGTTCGAGGATCTGACCAGGCTTCTGGAACAGACCTCCGACGTCGACCTGATACTGCTCGACCTCTCGATGCCCGGGATCTCCGGCTTTTCCGGCCTGATCTATCTGCGCGCGCAATATCCGGCGATTCCGGTGGTGATCGTCTCGGCCTCCGACGACAGCGCCACGATCCGCCGCTCGCTCGATTTCGGCGCCTCCGGCTTCATCCCGAAGCGTTTCGGTGTCGAGACGCTGCGCGACGCCATCCTCAAGGTGATGGAGGGCGACGTCTGGGTTCCCGCCGACACCGATCTGTCGGCCGCCGCCGACCCCGACATGACGCGCCTGCGCGACCGTCTGGTGACGCTGACGCCGCAGCAGGTCCGGGTGCTGATGATGCTGTCGGAGGGGCTGCTCAACAAGCAGATCGCCTATGAGCTCGGCGTCTCCGAGGCCACCATCAAGGCGCATGTCTCCGCGATCCTGCAAAAGCTCGGCGTCGAGAGCCGGACGCAGGCCGTGATCGCCGCGGCGAAGATTGCCGGCGGCCAGTGGAAGCAGGGCACCCCGACGGGGTGA
- a CDS encoding MFS transporter — protein sequence MTKDERFVILASSLGTVFEWYDFYLYGSLASIIGAQFFSAYPPATRDIFALLAFAAGFLVRPFGAIVFGRVGDIVGRKYTFLVTILIMGLSTFIVGLLPSAATIGIAAPIILIALRLAQGLALGGEYGGAATYVAEHAPNGKRGYYTSFIQTTATLGLFLSLLVILFTRTATGEADFAAWGWRIPFLVSVLLLGISVWIRLRLNESPIFQKMKDEGKSSKAPLTEAFGNWQNGKLVLLALLGGVMGQGVVWYTGQFYALFFLQSILKVDGYTANLLIAWSLLLGTGFFIVFGMLSDRIGRKPIILGGCLIAALTFFPIFKMITTNANPALEKAIESVKVDVVADPAGCGDLFNPVGTRVFTAPCDTARAYLSQSSVKYSTTPGPAGSGVKVVVNGKEVAYPNAKDGNPAILAAVQAAGYPKAGDAGIVKMVHPFDIFRPQVAAVIGLLFVLVIFVTMVYGPIAAMLVELFPTRIRYTSMSLPYHIGNGWFGGLLPATAFAIVASTGDIYAGLWYPVIFAAITVVIGFFFLPETKDVDIKAT from the coding sequence ATGACCAAGGACGAACGTTTCGTCATTCTCGCCTCCTCGCTCGGTACCGTCTTCGAATGGTACGACTTCTATCTCTACGGTTCGCTGGCCAGCATCATCGGCGCGCAGTTCTTCTCGGCCTATCCTCCGGCCACACGCGATATCTTCGCCCTGCTGGCGTTCGCCGCGGGCTTCCTGGTGCGGCCGTTCGGCGCCATCGTGTTCGGCCGCGTCGGCGATATCGTCGGCCGCAAATATACCTTCCTCGTCACCATCCTGATCATGGGCCTGTCGACCTTCATCGTCGGCCTGCTGCCCAGCGCGGCGACGATCGGCATCGCGGCCCCGATCATCCTGATCGCGCTGCGCCTCGCCCAGGGCCTGGCGCTCGGCGGTGAGTACGGCGGCGCGGCGACCTATGTCGCGGAGCATGCCCCGAACGGCAAGCGTGGCTACTACACCTCGTTCATCCAGACCACGGCGACGCTCGGCCTGTTCCTGTCGCTGCTGGTGATCCTGTTCACCCGCACCGCGACTGGCGAAGCCGATTTCGCGGCCTGGGGCTGGCGCATTCCGTTCCTGGTCTCGGTGCTGCTGCTCGGCATCTCGGTCTGGATCCGGCTCCGCCTCAACGAGTCCCCGATCTTCCAGAAGATGAAGGACGAGGGGAAGAGCTCGAAGGCGCCGCTGACGGAAGCCTTCGGCAACTGGCAGAACGGCAAGCTCGTGCTGCTCGCGCTGCTCGGCGGCGTGATGGGCCAGGGCGTGGTCTGGTACACCGGCCAGTTCTACGCTCTGTTCTTCCTGCAATCGATCCTGAAGGTCGACGGCTATACCGCGAACCTGCTGATCGCCTGGTCGCTGCTGCTCGGCACCGGCTTCTTCATCGTGTTCGGCATGCTCTCCGACAGGATCGGCCGCAAGCCGATCATCCTCGGCGGCTGTCTGATCGCGGCGCTGACCTTCTTCCCGATCTTCAAGATGATCACCACCAACGCCAACCCGGCGCTGGAAAAGGCGATCGAGTCGGTCAAGGTCGACGTGGTGGCGGATCCCGCAGGTTGCGGCGACCTGTTCAACCCGGTCGGTACCCGCGTGTTCACCGCGCCTTGCGACACCGCGCGCGCCTACCTGTCGCAGTCGTCGGTCAAGTACTCGACCACACCGGGTCCGGCCGGCTCCGGCGTGAAGGTGGTGGTCAACGGCAAGGAAGTCGCCTACCCCAACGCCAAGGACGGCAACCCGGCGATCCTCGCCGCGGTGCAGGCCGCCGGTTATCCGAAGGCCGGCGACGCGGGCATCGTGAAGATGGTCCATCCGTTCGACATCTTCCGTCCGCAGGTGGCGGCGGTTATCGGACTGCTGTTCGTCCTGGTGATCTTCGTCACCATGGTGTACGGCCCGATCGCCGCAATGCTGGTCGAACTGTTCCCAACCCGGATCCGCTACACCTCGATGTCGCTGCCCTACCACATCGGCAACGGCTGGTTCGGCGGCCTGCTGCCGGCCACCGCCTTCGCGATCGTGGCCTCGACCGGCGATATCTATGCGGGTCTGTGGTATCCGGTCATCTTCGCGGCAATCACCGTCGTGATCGGCTTCTTCTTCCTGCCCGAGACCAAGGACGTCGACATCAAGGCGACCTGA
- a CDS encoding secondary thiamine-phosphate synthase enzyme YjbQ, with protein sequence MTSTKSVTRSAPSSVQVTTIASSRLTVQTPGRGFTDLTSEAAKFVNEAHARDGALTLFIRHTSASLTIQENADPSVLVDLTTALSRLAPEDAPWTHDTEGPDDMPGHVKTMLTQTSLHVPVLNGALALGTWQAIYLIEHRARPHRREVVLQFIGGNQ encoded by the coding sequence ATGACATCGACCAAATCCGTGACCCGCTCAGCGCCATCGTCGGTGCAAGTCACCACGATCGCATCGTCACGGCTGACCGTGCAGACGCCGGGCCGCGGCTTCACCGATCTCACCAGCGAAGCCGCGAAATTTGTCAACGAGGCTCACGCGCGCGATGGCGCGCTGACACTGTTCATCCGTCACACCTCGGCTTCGCTGACGATCCAGGAGAACGCCGATCCGTCGGTGCTGGTCGATCTCACCACGGCGCTGTCGCGGCTCGCGCCCGAGGATGCGCCCTGGACGCACGACACGGAAGGACCGGACGACATGCCCGGGCACGTCAAGACCATGCTGACGCAGACCTCGCTGCACGTGCCGGTGCTGAACGGGGCGCTTGCGCTCGGCACCTGGCAGGCGATCTATCTGATCGAGCATCGTGCCCGCCCGCACCGGCGCGAGGTGGTGCTGCAATTCATCGGCGGCAATCAGTAG